A section of the Flavobacteriales bacterium genome encodes:
- a CDS encoding tyrosine-type recombinase/integrase: protein MSIDRFLEHLAYEKRCSPHTLSAYRRDLRQFADHLAAQGAGGIDAAQGGDVREWIMQRLSDGTGARTVNRQLSALRAYYRFAQTVGAVEGDPTALVEPPKQPRRLPTFVPEARMAPLFDAAGPAAELRPEERLVLELLYGTGIRLAELLGLTVGAVDLHRGTIRVLGKRNKERLVPLPDGTLEAVRAYLSQRPTTDPAAPLLRGGNGGPLARRSVQRLVHRVLATVTTQQKRSPHVLRHTYATHLLEHGADLNAVKELLGHANLAATQVYTHNTVEKLRKVHAQAHPRGGGQGTEQTT, encoded by the coding sequence ATGTCCATCGACCGCTTCCTGGAGCACCTGGCCTACGAGAAACGGTGCAGTCCCCACACCCTGTCCGCCTATCGGCGTGACCTGCGGCAGTTCGCCGACCACCTCGCCGCCCAGGGGGCCGGGGGGATCGATGCCGCGCAGGGCGGGGATGTGCGGGAGTGGATCATGCAGCGGCTGAGCGATGGCACCGGTGCGCGCACGGTGAACCGGCAGTTGAGCGCGCTGCGAGCCTATTACCGTTTCGCCCAGACGGTGGGCGCGGTGGAGGGCGATCCCACGGCGCTGGTGGAGCCGCCCAAACAGCCCAGGCGGCTGCCCACCTTCGTGCCGGAGGCCCGTATGGCGCCCCTGTTCGATGCCGCCGGACCCGCGGCCGAGCTGCGCCCCGAGGAGCGGTTGGTGCTGGAGCTGCTGTACGGCACCGGCATCCGCCTGGCAGAGCTGCTGGGCCTTACGGTGGGCGCGGTGGACCTGCACCGGGGCACCATCCGGGTGCTGGGCAAGCGCAACAAGGAGCGCCTCGTGCCCCTGCCGGATGGAACGCTGGAGGCCGTTCGCGCGTATCTTTCCCAGCGGCCGACCACGGACCCGGCGGCCCCCCTGCTGAGGGGGGGCAACGGTGGACCGCTGGCACGGCGCAGCGTACAACGACTGGTACACCGCGTGCTCGCCACCGTCACCACACAACAGAAACGAAGCCCCCACGTGCTGCGGCACACCTACGCCACGCACCTCCTGGAGCACGGGGCCGACCTCAACGCCGTGAAGGAACTGCTGGGCCACGCCAACCTGGCGGCCACCCAGGTGTACACCCACAACACGGTGGAGAAGCTCCGCAAGGTGCATGCGCAGGCCCACCCGCGGGGCGGGGGGCAGGGAACCGAACAAACGACCTGA
- a CDS encoding 30S ribosomal protein S21 codes for MLIIPVKEGESIDKALKKFKKKFERTGTMRALRRRQSFTKPSVERRKEIIRAAYKLKTYSVEQ; via the coding sequence ATGCTGATCATCCCCGTCAAGGAAGGCGAGAGCATCGATAAGGCGCTCAAGAAGTTCAAGAAGAAGTTCGAGCGCACCGGCACCATGCGTGCCCTGCGCAGGCGCCAGAGCTTCACCAAGCCCTCCGTGGAGCGCCGCAAGGAGATCATCCGCGCCGCCTACAAGCTGAAGACGTACAGCGTCGAGCAATAA
- a CDS encoding acyl-CoA dehydrogenase family protein: protein MEFTTTENQTMIAQAVRDLCERELRPHVMDWDERQHMPIDLFKQHFGPAGMLGVLVPETYGGAGLGYFEYIHTIVETARICGSVGLSVAAHNSLCTGHILAFGNEEQKRRWLPKLASGQWLGAWALTEPNTGSDAMRMKCTARKEGNEWVLNGTKCWITHGISSDVVVAIVRTGELLDSKGMTAFVIERGTKGLKAGKKENKLGMRASETAEVIFEECRVPQENVLGEVGQGFQQAMKILDGGRISIAALSLGIAKGAYDASVKYAKERQQFGQPIASFQAISFKLADMATRIEAAELLTQQAADLKNRGKKMTKESAMAKYYASEVAVWASNEAVQIFGGYGYTKDFPVEKFYRDSKLCTIGEGTSEIQKLVISREVLK from the coding sequence ATGGAATTCACCACCACCGAGAACCAGACCATGATCGCGCAGGCCGTGCGCGACCTGTGCGAACGCGAACTGCGCCCCCACGTGATGGACTGGGACGAGCGGCAGCACATGCCCATCGACCTGTTCAAGCAGCACTTCGGTCCGGCCGGCATGCTGGGCGTGCTGGTGCCGGAAACCTATGGCGGTGCGGGGCTCGGCTATTTCGAGTACATCCACACCATCGTGGAGACCGCCCGGATCTGCGGCAGCGTGGGCCTCAGCGTGGCGGCGCACAACAGCCTGTGCACCGGCCACATCCTGGCCTTCGGCAACGAGGAGCAGAAGCGCCGGTGGCTGCCCAAGCTGGCCAGCGGGCAGTGGCTGGGCGCCTGGGCCCTCACCGAGCCCAACACCGGCAGCGACGCCATGCGCATGAAGTGCACGGCGCGCAAGGAGGGCAACGAGTGGGTGCTGAACGGCACCAAGTGCTGGATCACCCACGGCATCAGCAGCGATGTGGTGGTGGCCATCGTGCGCACCGGCGAGCTGCTGGACAGCAAGGGCATGACCGCCTTCGTGATCGAGCGGGGCACCAAGGGCCTGAAGGCCGGCAAGAAGGAGAACAAGCTGGGCATGCGCGCCAGCGAAACGGCCGAGGTGATCTTCGAGGAGTGCCGCGTGCCGCAGGAGAACGTGCTGGGCGAGGTGGGGCAGGGCTTCCAGCAGGCCATGAAGATCCTGGACGGCGGCCGCATCAGCATCGCGGCGCTCAGCCTGGGCATCGCCAAGGGCGCCTACGACGCCAGCGTGAAGTACGCCAAGGAGCGCCAGCAGTTCGGCCAGCCCATCGCCAGCTTCCAGGCCATCTCCTTCAAGCTGGCCGACATGGCCACCCGCATCGAGGCCGCCGAACTGCTCACCCAGCAGGCCGCCGACCTCAAGAACCGCGGCAAGAAGATGACCAAGGAGAGCGCCATGGCCAAGTACTACGCCAGCGAGGTGGCCGTGTGGGCCAGCAACGAGGCCGTGCAGATCTTCGGCGGCTACGGCTACACCAAGGACTTCCCCGTGGAGAAGTTCTACCGCGACAGCAAGCTCTGCACCATCGGTGAGGGCACCAGCGAGATCCAGAAACTGGTGATCAGCCGGGAGGTGCTCAAGTGA
- a CDS encoding SDR family oxidoreductase: MRILITGSNGLLGQKLVAALRNDPAVTLTATSRGGDRSPQPLGERYRSLDITDATAVNTVFDAVRPEAVIHTAAMTNVDACELDPVACRLQNVTATEHLVHAARRHGSHFIHLSTDFIFDGAAGPYREDDVPAPLSVYGHSKLDSERVVREGGLAKWAIARTIIVYGVAPGLSRSNVVLWARSALAKGEPIKVVDDQWRMPTLAEDLAEGCIRIARRGATGIYHLSGPDGMSILELVHRVGRFFGLPLDGVQPVKSHTLGQPARRPPRTGFVLDKARRDLGYEPRGFEAGLAVVQAQLAG; this comes from the coding sequence ATGCGCATCCTGATCACCGGAAGCAATGGCCTGCTGGGCCAGAAGCTCGTGGCCGCCCTGCGGAACGACCCGGCCGTAACGCTCACCGCCACCAGCCGGGGGGGCGACCGCAGCCCGCAGCCCCTGGGCGAGCGCTACAGGTCCCTCGACATCACCGATGCCACCGCGGTGAACACCGTGTTCGATGCCGTACGCCCCGAGGCGGTGATCCACACCGCGGCCATGACCAATGTGGACGCCTGCGAGCTGGACCCTGTGGCCTGCCGGCTGCAGAACGTGACGGCCACCGAACACCTGGTGCATGCAGCGCGCCGCCATGGCAGCCACTTCATCCACCTGAGCACCGATTTCATCTTCGATGGAGCGGCGGGACCCTACCGCGAGGACGACGTCCCCGCGCCGCTGAGCGTGTACGGACACAGCAAGCTGGACAGCGAGCGGGTGGTGCGCGAAGGCGGTCTCGCGAAGTGGGCGATCGCCCGCACCATCATCGTGTACGGCGTGGCGCCGGGGCTGAGCCGCAGCAACGTGGTGCTGTGGGCCAGGAGCGCCCTGGCGAAGGGGGAGCCCATCAAGGTGGTGGACGACCAATGGCGCATGCCCACCCTGGCGGAGGACCTGGCCGAGGGCTGCATTCGCATCGCCCGGCGCGGTGCCACGGGGATCTATCACCTCAGCGGCCCGGACGGCATGAGCATCCTGGAGCTGGTGCACCGGGTGGGTCGGTTCTTCGGCCTGCCGCTGGACGGAGTGCAGCCCGTGAAGAGCCACACGCTGGGCCAGCCCGCCCGGCGCCCGCCCCGGACGGGATTCGTGCTGGACAAGGCGCGCCGCGACCTGGGGTATGAACCGCGCGGTTTCGAGGCCGGACTGGCCGTGGTGCAGGCCCAGTTGGCCGGTTGA
- a CDS encoding DUF4350 domain-containing protein: protein MRSSILLIGLVAGSGLMAQQVADPDFRPVFADAAFAAGRGPVVAIDQAHGNFHTRDGRYQGCTRVLEADGYRVRAWEDVFAEGALDSVDVLLIANALHPSNAEQWALPTPSAFTAWEIAAVRRWVEDGGALLLLADHMPFAGAASDLASAFGFTFSNGFAQRRRHRGLDHFTVGDGLVAEGFAAGLDTVTTFTGSAFRLAPGASPLLELGPDWTLLEPDTAWQFTDGTPERSGEGWFQGAWMEIGKGRLVVLGEAAMFSAQLAGPERSPMGMNSPGARGNLALLRRTVGWLSGR, encoded by the coding sequence ATGCGGAGCTCCATCCTCTTGATCGGACTGGTGGCCGGCAGCGGGCTGATGGCGCAGCAGGTGGCCGACCCCGACTTCCGCCCGGTCTTTGCGGACGCGGCCTTTGCCGCCGGCCGGGGCCCGGTGGTGGCCATCGACCAGGCCCACGGCAACTTCCACACGCGCGATGGCCGCTACCAAGGCTGTACGCGGGTGCTGGAGGCGGACGGCTACCGGGTGCGTGCGTGGGAGGACGTGTTCGCGGAGGGGGCCCTGGACAGCGTGGACGTGCTGCTGATCGCCAACGCCCTGCACCCGTCCAACGCCGAACAATGGGCCCTGCCCACCCCGTCCGCGTTCACGGCCTGGGAGATCGCTGCGGTGCGGAGGTGGGTGGAGGATGGTGGCGCGCTGCTGCTGCTGGCGGACCATATGCCGTTCGCCGGCGCGGCCTCGGACCTGGCGTCCGCCTTCGGCTTCACCTTCAGCAACGGCTTCGCGCAGCGCCGTCGCCATCGGGGGCTGGATCACTTCACCGTGGGCGATGGCCTGGTGGCCGAGGGCTTCGCGGCCGGGCTGGACACGGTGACCACCTTCACGGGCAGCGCGTTCCGGCTCGCGCCCGGGGCGTCCCCGCTGCTGGAGCTGGGGCCTGACTGGACCTTGCTGGAGCCCGACACGGCCTGGCAGTTCACGGACGGCACGCCCGAGCGTTCCGGCGAAGGGTGGTTCCAAGGGGCGTGGATGGAGATCGGAAAAGGCCGGCTGGTCGTGCTCGGAGAGGCCGCGATGTTCAGCGCGCAGCTCGCCGGACCGGAGCGGTCGCCCATGGGCATGAACAGTCCCGGGGCCCGCGGCAACTTGGCGTTGTTGCGCCGGACCGTCGGCTGGCTCAGCGGGCGCTGA
- a CDS encoding DUF2851 family protein, translating to MFLHPQPSPLAWRSAPHHGPLHVVRDPAAPGVHDLLLDPAFPYGEDLLQFIWEAQLFDRHGLRTVDGRPVEVIHAGRIQRDAGPDLRDARVRIDGQEWAGTVEVHVRSSEWTQHGHQHDPAYENVALHVVYEHDAEVHTVGGRVLPTVELLPRVSTASLNVFAGLLRGRGDVPCAAHLPPAEPERLHTWLESVLVERLVRRTAAAEELYGLLQRDSTALAWHLLCRAFGQRANAEPFAMLAHALPWSVLRRVRDDAFRVEALVFGQAGLLQVDFVDEHPRRLQAEHRALARLHGLRPAPVAAWTFGRLRPAAFPTVRLAQLAALVARIRGDLTDLAAAPDVPALRRLLQADPSAYWSTHYRFDHATPARPKPLGAATVDQLIINAVVPLLFVLGRARGEQALRDRAIALLEQLPPEHNAVLSPWAARGVVVDSAARGQALLELQRHYCTPRRCLSCGFGRHLLRATRP from the coding sequence ATGTTCCTCCATCCGCAGCCTTCGCCCCTTGCCTGGCGGTCCGCCCCGCACCATGGCCCCCTGCACGTGGTGCGCGATCCAGCGGCCCCGGGCGTCCATGACCTGCTGCTGGACCCCGCCTTTCCCTACGGCGAGGACCTGTTGCAGTTCATCTGGGAGGCCCAGCTGTTCGACCGGCATGGCCTGCGCACCGTGGACGGGCGGCCGGTGGAGGTGATCCATGCCGGCCGCATCCAGCGCGACGCCGGGCCCGATCTGCGCGATGCCCGGGTGCGCATCGACGGCCAGGAGTGGGCGGGCACCGTGGAGGTGCATGTGCGCAGCAGCGAATGGACCCAGCACGGGCACCAGCACGACCCGGCCTACGAGAACGTGGCCTTGCACGTGGTGTACGAGCACGACGCCGAGGTGCACACCGTGGGCGGCCGCGTGCTGCCCACCGTGGAGCTGCTGCCCCGCGTGAGCACCGCCAGCCTCAATGTGTTCGCCGGCCTGTTGCGGGGACGCGGCGATGTGCCCTGTGCCGCACACCTGCCCCCGGCCGAACCGGAGCGCCTCCACACCTGGCTGGAGAGCGTGCTCGTGGAACGCCTGGTGCGCCGCACCGCCGCCGCCGAGGAGCTCTACGGCCTGCTGCAGCGTGACAGCACCGCCCTCGCCTGGCACCTGCTGTGCCGCGCCTTCGGCCAGCGCGCCAACGCCGAGCCCTTCGCCATGCTGGCCCATGCCCTGCCCTGGAGCGTGCTGCGCCGCGTGCGCGACGACGCCTTCCGTGTGGAGGCCCTCGTCTTCGGCCAGGCCGGCCTCTTGCAGGTGGACTTCGTGGACGAGCACCCCCGCCGCCTGCAGGCCGAGCACCGCGCCCTGGCCCGCCTGCACGGCCTGCGCCCCGCGCCTGTGGCCGCCTGGACCTTCGGGCGCCTGCGCCCCGCCGCCTTCCCCACGGTGCGCCTGGCCCAGCTCGCCGCCCTGGTGGCCCGCATCCGGGGCGACCTCACCGACCTGGCCGCCGCGCCCGATGTGCCCGCGCTGCGCCGCCTGCTGCAGGCGGACCCTTCGGCCTATTGGTCCACGCACTACCGCTTCGACCACGCCACGCCCGCCCGGCCCAAGCCCCTCGGGGCCGCCACGGTGGATCAGCTCATCATCAATGCCGTGGTGCCCCTGCTCTTCGTGCTGGGCCGCGCCCGCGGTGAACAGGCCTTGCGCGACCGCGCCATCGCCCTGCTGGAACAGCTGCCGCCCGAGCACAACGCCGTGCTGTCCCCATGGGCCGCCCGCGGCGTGGTCGTCGACTCCGCCGCCCGGGGTCAGGCCCTGCTGGAACTGCAGCGGCACTACTGCACCCCCCGCCGCTGCTTATCTTGCGGCTTCGGACGCCACCTTTTGCGGGCCACGCGTCCTTAG
- a CDS encoding ATP-binding protein translates to MEHGRLEKTSWARALKQPYVHIIFGARQTGKSTLLKALCPHAALYLDLSRPALRATYLRDPDQLVRECLAMPRARRPWVVVIDEAQNVPALFDAVQYLYDGDKARWRFVLCGSSARKLRITGANLLPGRSMIHHLYPLTLAERPAPGRPARPHPPPHWPWTRPGSTVVARPFPMADIEERLLYGELPGIATAPMARRAALLRTCSLVYLEEELRREALVKDWPAFARFLRLAALGSGQMINYTGIANEAGMSLPTVKAYYQLLEDLFMGFTVPAFSGSPRKSALSTGRFFFFDQGVRNAAAELPLSLDMVRTAPGPLFEQWVTIELWKRLRYRAEGSLHYLRTKAGLEVDLIVSLGGQLTPIEVKWTERPSTKDARHLHAFLQDHPHEARHGFIVCRCERPQAISDTVTAMPWWMM, encoded by the coding sequence ATGGAACATGGTCGGCTTGAAAAGACGTCCTGGGCCCGGGCGCTCAAACAGCCCTACGTGCACATCATCTTCGGAGCGCGGCAGACCGGCAAGAGCACGCTTCTGAAAGCACTCTGTCCGCACGCGGCGCTGTACCTGGACCTCTCGCGCCCGGCCCTGCGTGCGACCTACTTGCGCGACCCCGATCAGCTGGTGCGTGAATGCCTGGCCATGCCACGGGCGCGGCGCCCCTGGGTGGTCGTGATCGACGAGGCCCAGAACGTACCGGCCCTGTTCGACGCGGTACAGTACCTCTACGATGGCGACAAGGCGCGCTGGAGGTTCGTGCTGTGCGGTAGTTCGGCCCGGAAGCTTCGGATCACAGGAGCCAACCTGCTGCCCGGGCGGAGCATGATCCACCACCTGTATCCGCTGACGTTGGCCGAACGGCCCGCACCCGGCCGTCCGGCTCGTCCCCATCCCCCTCCGCACTGGCCGTGGACCCGCCCTGGATCGACCGTGGTGGCGCGGCCGTTCCCGATGGCGGACATCGAAGAGCGGCTGCTGTACGGCGAATTGCCCGGCATCGCCACGGCACCGATGGCAAGGCGGGCAGCCCTCCTGCGCACCTGCTCGCTGGTCTACCTGGAGGAAGAGCTCCGGCGAGAGGCCTTGGTGAAGGACTGGCCCGCCTTCGCACGCTTCCTGCGCCTGGCGGCCCTGGGGTCCGGCCAGATGATCAACTACACCGGCATCGCCAATGAGGCCGGGATGAGCCTGCCCACCGTGAAAGCATACTACCAGCTTCTGGAGGATCTGTTCATGGGGTTCACCGTGCCGGCCTTCAGCGGCAGCCCGCGGAAAAGCGCGCTGAGCACGGGGCGCTTCTTCTTCTTCGACCAGGGGGTGCGCAACGCCGCCGCCGAGCTTCCCCTGTCGCTGGACATGGTGCGCACCGCTCCGGGACCGCTGTTCGAGCAATGGGTCACCATCGAACTGTGGAAACGGTTGCGCTACCGGGCCGAAGGTTCGCTGCACTACCTGCGCACCAAGGCCGGTCTGGAGGTCGACCTCATCGTGTCCCTCGGCGGACAGCTGACCCCGATCGAGGTGAAGTGGACCGAGCGGCCCAGTACGAAGGACGCCCGGCACCTGCATGCGTTCTTGCAAGATCACCCGCACGAGGCCCGGCACGGGTTCATCGTCTGCCGCTGCGAGCGCCCCCAGGCCATCAGCGACACGGTGACCGCGATGCCGTGGTGGATGATGTGA
- a CDS encoding two pore domain potassium channel family protein, whose amino-acid sequence MRSTVRKLIIGRGQRPGERQPTIARRWDNLRAVWNNTFEEDAGLEKLVRLGLAASQFLFPGMYIKHLFWRRGPLYQDFAIEVLVLVKTVLPLLVLALGWERHPLALVVVLWLMAETILYIPTLIFASDAFGSPRSYRRSKLLIFLNYLEVVFSFAMLHMAMQAMNRPIDQWTDAVYLSFVITSTIGFGEYFPVTGWGKLVVALQSLFYLSYIALFISFFILGGNKGYFEDLRK is encoded by the coding sequence GTGCGCAGCACCGTTCGCAAGCTCATCATCGGGCGGGGCCAGCGGCCCGGTGAGCGTCAACCCACCATCGCCAGGCGGTGGGACAATCTGCGCGCCGTCTGGAACAACACCTTCGAGGAGGACGCCGGGCTGGAGAAGCTGGTGAGGCTGGGGCTCGCCGCCAGCCAGTTCCTCTTCCCGGGCATGTACATCAAGCACCTCTTCTGGCGCAGGGGGCCGCTGTACCAGGACTTCGCCATCGAGGTGCTGGTGCTGGTGAAGACCGTGCTGCCGCTGCTGGTGCTGGCCCTGGGCTGGGAGCGGCACCCGCTGGCCCTCGTCGTGGTGCTGTGGCTCATGGCCGAGACCATCCTGTACATCCCCACGCTCATCTTCGCCTCGGATGCCTTCGGCTCGCCCCGCAGTTACCGCCGCAGCAAGCTCCTCATCTTCCTCAACTACCTGGAGGTGGTGTTCAGCTTCGCCATGCTGCACATGGCCATGCAGGCGATGAACCGGCCCATCGACCAGTGGACGGATGCGGTCTACCTCAGCTTCGTGATCACCAGCACCATCGGCTTCGGCGAGTACTTCCCCGTCACCGGCTGGGGCAAGCTGGTGGTGGCGCTGCAATCGCTCTTCTACCTCAGCTACATCGCCCTCTTCATCAGCTTCTTCATCCTGGGCGGCAACAAGGGCTACTTCGAGGACCTGCGGAAGTGA
- a CDS encoding PspC domain-containing protein, with product MIDRIKTTFERQAFGVCAWWGEKLNIKTEQVRLSFIYLSFVTAGLHLVVYLVMAFVLAHKERIKRPFAKRSTVWEL from the coding sequence ATGATCGACCGCATCAAGACCACCTTCGAGCGCCAGGCCTTCGGGGTCTGCGCGTGGTGGGGCGAGAAGCTCAACATCAAGACCGAGCAGGTGCGGCTCAGCTTCATCTACCTCAGCTTCGTCACCGCCGGTCTGCACCTGGTGGTCTACCTGGTGATGGCCTTCGTGCTGGCCCACAAGGAGCGCATCAAGCGGCCTTTCGCCAAGCGCAGCACCGTGTGGGAGCTCTAG
- a CDS encoding adenine phosphoribosyltransferase, with the protein MVLQDRLQAAIRAVPDFPKPGILFRDITPVMEDPALSQAVVDGFMERLDGRRIDAIAGIESRGFLYGMPLALRLGVPFVTVRKKGKLPHRTVSTSYALEYGTAEIEMHVDVVRPGMQVLVHDDLLATGGTAAAAADLVRMQGGRVAAFTFVIELSALAGVERLRPYDADIIRLVTY; encoded by the coding sequence ATGGTTCTACAGGACCGGTTGCAGGCCGCCATCCGCGCGGTGCCTGACTTTCCCAAGCCGGGCATCCTGTTCCGTGACATCACCCCGGTGATGGAGGACCCCGCCCTGAGCCAGGCGGTGGTGGACGGCTTCATGGAACGCCTGGACGGCCGCCGCATCGATGCCATCGCCGGCATCGAGAGCCGCGGCTTCCTCTACGGCATGCCGCTGGCCTTGAGGCTCGGCGTCCCCTTCGTCACCGTGCGCAAGAAGGGCAAGCTGCCCCACCGCACGGTGAGCACCAGTTACGCCCTCGAGTACGGCACGGCCGAGATCGAGATGCATGTGGACGTGGTGCGGCCCGGCATGCAGGTGTTGGTGCACGACGACCTGCTGGCCACCGGCGGCACCGCCGCCGCCGCCGCCGACCTGGTGCGCATGCAGGGCGGCCGCGTGGCCGCCTTCACCTTCGTCATTGAACTCTCCGCCCTGGCGGGTGTTGAACGCCTGCGTCCCTACGACGCGGACATCATCCGCCTGGTGACCTACTGA
- the pyrF gene encoding orotidine-5'-phosphate decarboxylase, which translates to MTRAELVDLIHQRQSLLCVGLDTEAHLLPDHFRAESHPVRAFNEAIVEVTHHLAVAYKLNLAFYEALGDQGWLDLEATIAYIRSTGPSFIIADAKRGDIGNTARKYAEAFFDRLDVDAITLSPYMGRDSITPFLGRTGKWAVVLGITSNPGAEDFQLLPVDGGRPLWSTVMDRCAAWGSREELMFVVGATRPEVLAEARRTAPDHFFLVPGVGAQGGDLDAVLRAGLTAEGGLLINSSRGILYAGEGAEALPAARREAARLQQVMAQALSAR; encoded by the coding sequence ATGACCCGCGCCGAACTCGTCGACCTCATCCACCAGCGCCAGAGCCTGCTCTGCGTGGGCCTCGACACCGAGGCTCATCTGCTGCCGGACCATTTCCGCGCCGAGAGCCACCCCGTGCGCGCCTTCAACGAGGCCATCGTGGAGGTGACGCATCACCTGGCCGTGGCCTACAAGCTCAACCTGGCCTTCTACGAAGCCTTGGGCGACCAGGGCTGGCTCGACCTGGAGGCCACCATCGCCTACATCCGCAGTACGGGACCCAGCTTCATCATCGCCGACGCCAAACGCGGCGACATCGGCAACACCGCCCGCAAGTACGCCGAGGCCTTCTTCGACCGGCTGGACGTGGACGCCATCACCCTGTCGCCCTACATGGGCCGCGACAGCATCACGCCCTTCCTGGGTCGGACCGGCAAGTGGGCCGTGGTCCTGGGCATCACCAGCAACCCCGGCGCCGAGGACTTCCAGCTGCTGCCGGTGGACGGCGGGCGCCCGCTCTGGAGCACGGTGATGGACCGCTGCGCCGCGTGGGGCTCCCGCGAAGAGCTGATGTTCGTGGTGGGGGCGACGCGCCCCGAGGTGCTGGCCGAAGCACGACGCACCGCCCCGGACCACTTCTTTCTGGTGCCCGGTGTGGGCGCCCAGGGCGGCGACCTCGATGCCGTGCTGCGCGCCGGGCTCACCGCCGAGGGCGGCCTGCTGATCAACAGCAGCCGCGGCATCCTGTACGCCGGTGAAGGCGCGGAGGCGCTGCCTGCCGCCCGCCGCGAGGCCGCACGCCTGCAACAGGTGATGGCCCAGGCGCTCAGCGCCCGCTGA
- a CDS encoding helix-hairpin-helix domain-containing protein: MRRARWMDAFSMHRAERRGLFVLVLAMAAFGGWIAWERQRPPDPALMAAAEAQLAVWLAERRAADSLRTRGATDRNAAADSLFAFDPNTATAQDWRRLGLSERQARGVLSYIAHGGTFEHRQDLARLRSLHPDQVARLLPYVRLPDRAEGGGAARAERRWTRDSTRAWTRAERPARPERAPLEVNSCDSAALVALPGVGPSFARGILRYRDQLGGYHSLDQLAEVYVLKDKPEALAQLRTLLTVDTALVRRVPMNSGTVEELAAHPYLRWKLAKALVAYRRQHGPFRTLDDLRGCALVDEGTLRTFAPYFSVK, from the coding sequence ATGCGCCGCGCCCGTTGGATGGATGCCTTCAGCATGCACCGCGCCGAGCGGCGCGGCCTCTTTGTGCTGGTGCTGGCCATGGCCGCGTTCGGGGGCTGGATCGCGTGGGAACGGCAGCGTCCGCCCGACCCTGCGCTGATGGCCGCTGCGGAAGCCCAACTGGCCGTGTGGCTCGCCGAACGGCGGGCCGCCGACAGCCTGCGCACCCGGGGCGCCACGGACCGCAACGCCGCGGCAGACAGCCTCTTCGCCTTCGATCCCAATACGGCCACGGCCCAGGACTGGCGGCGCCTGGGCCTGAGCGAACGGCAGGCGCGCGGCGTGCTGAGCTACATCGCGCATGGCGGCACGTTCGAGCATCGGCAGGACCTGGCCCGCCTGCGCAGCCTGCATCCCGACCAGGTGGCGCGGCTGCTGCCCTACGTGCGACTGCCCGACCGGGCGGAGGGTGGGGGAGCAGCGCGTGCGGAGCGGCGATGGACGAGGGACAGCACGCGCGCCTGGACCCGCGCGGAGCGGCCGGCGCGCCCGGAGCGCGCGCCGCTCGAGGTGAACAGCTGCGACAGCGCCGCGCTGGTGGCCCTGCCGGGCGTGGGGCCGTCCTTCGCCCGGGGCATCCTGCGCTACCGCGACCAGCTGGGCGGCTACCACAGCCTGGACCAACTGGCCGAGGTGTACGTGCTGAAGGACAAGCCCGAGGCCCTTGCGCAGCTGCGTACCTTGTTGACGGTGGACACCGCCCTGGTGCGCCGCGTGCCCATGAACAGCGGCACGGTGGAGGAACTGGCCGCGCACCCCTACCTGCGGTGGAAGCTGGCCAAGGCCCTGGTGGCCTACCGCCGCCAGCATGGTCCGTTCCGCACCCTGGACGACCTCCGGGGCTGTGCGCTGGTGGATGAAGGGACGCTCCGTACTTTCGCGCCCTATTTTTCCGTGAAGTAA